A single window of Callithrix jacchus isolate 240 chromosome 6, calJac240_pri, whole genome shotgun sequence DNA harbors:
- the ZDBF2 gene encoding DBF4-type zinc finger-containing protein 2 isoform X1, protein MQKRQGYCSYCRVPYNNLEQHLFSAQHRSLTRQSRRQICTSSLMERFLQDVLQHHPYHCQENSSAQNETNLNTGSSSEVVHSNDDFSEEEEEDENEVKDEDATEKRPSEASEPIEELHSRPHKSQEGTKEVSVRPSVIQKLEKGQQQPLEFVHKIGASMEKCNPGDIAQATNNGSNLVRPPVICNAPASCLPESSNGRPVTTNSTGLPPAVHLDSASKCDPNKVDNYLEQPDRASRNPVPSSHLENSSVLRQKPKESNRKSLRVNSDKLVLRKDVKSQGKTLSAGLKFHERVGTKGLLKIKSPSKLAVNPSKTDMFSNKGIFEDTIPKHREKFFSNMDCTQEEKHLVFNKKAFLDQKCSVSSAMKFACSSLQSASDQPRESAQDLNLWKEERIDQEDNYESRESEMSFDCSSSFYSLTDQSKMNAKEINLSKKVRAAVPYKNNKSSISEVSSDCDDVLQLATNQSQISLQNTMRISLVDQSYESSSSETNFDFDASPQSTSDDYPQQSVKEVNLPKEAHIGLVDKNYGSSSSELSADSVFPLQSVVDQPSVAVTETKLRKKAHTGLVDNYGSSCSETSFDCDVSLDHPRMTVKGRNLKGRQVHLKHKKRKPSRAKAHLGCDVSLGTVANESQRAVVKMNLLKEKNADLMDINYESQGPEMGFHADAQLVADQSQVAVTEIDLQKVDVDLENKSVQSSSTSLSSDSPASLYHSAHDEPQGALDEVNLKELNIDMEVKSYDCSSSELTFDSDPPLLSVTEQSQLDAEGKERHLDLEDESCESDSSEITFDSDIPLYSVVDQPEVAVYEEETVDLESKSNESCVSEITFDSDIPLHSGNDHPEVAVKEVIQKEEYIHLERKNDEPSGSEINSDSYAPLHSVTNSPEVAVKKLYPQKEEQVHLENKENEPTNSEVSLDYNIMFHSVTGHSEDPIKEINLHKKEHMYLENKSVFETGLDSGISLQSAMHKPEVIVKETWLQREKYTEFQDRSAEFSGSKTSLDSGVPHYSVTEPQLAVNKKNRKKQCVIENKNDKCSGSEIILDSNIPPQSMTDQPQQAFLREEYVNLKDRNSKSSDSKITFNSEQLQEAVKKIDQWKEEVIGLKNKINQPNTSKSIHDSDVSVQSVADQPQVAIKHVNLGNENHMYLEVKNSQHSCSEMNVDSDFLVQSVVSRPQVTVLEQEQIELEDKHNQCCSSEVSFDSDDPLQSVADRLRETVKEISLWKDEDVDMEDRRDEAKGFEIMYDSDVLQSVAAQPEEVVKEAGLWKEHADLKNKIVKPTDSKINFDSHEPLQSMTSNIQGVNQELNLLVEEHVCLDEKSYAPRDSEIIYVSNIPLQSVIKQPHVLEGEHANLEDKSSDSCSPEEGSDFSDSFQTVADGLQKSVKEINLWKEDHIYLEDKSYKLGDFDVSCTSHIPVQFVTDQSSVSVEEINLQKKDHNDLEKKNCKTCGSEIKCDSCVRLQSKVDQPQVTYKEADLQKEEHVVMEEKTDEPMDSEMMYDSDVPFQIVVNQFQGSDKETQLPKVVLVNVMPSDGDYEVISDDTPLQLVTDPPQLTVKDINCINSECMDIEDKSCDSFGSEVRCSCKASSPSTTSQCKETFKIINRKKDYIILGEPSCQSCGSEMNFNVDASNQSMTYESQEPDKKMVKYIDSEDNNCGYNGSKGKFNLEDTSHRKTHRMQKAHKEANLWKDPRNASLKSKSCQSSASAVDFGDSSKSALHRRADKRKLSKLKHGDLESVSRELVDFEMNFQCAPPLPSDTHQPQETVKKRHPCRKVSFDLKEKNCDSQPSSVPEVDSVRNLKKAKDIIEENSDEPVLEALPHVPPSFVGKTWSQIMREDDLKINALVKEFREGRFHCYFDDDCETTKVFPKKKRVTWADLKGKEDTAPIQALSESDDTVRGSSDIDDLSVAFDQPCHHHPPAENPSTQKWPVASECQTANISHSTQTSCKNYPVLKRKIIRQEEDPPKSKCSRLQDDRKTKKNVKIGTKVEFPASCTKVLKPMQPKALVCVLSSLNIKLKEGEGPQFPKMRHHSWDNDIQFICKYKRNIFDYFEPLIKHIVVNVVVPPLNVVVPEVERHNWVKIHFNRSNLNSSAGDNDADGQSSASVPLMAAPARYGFNSHQRTSDSSLFLEESKVLQVREVPKKSNFQLTFLNHDVVKNHLNYPESVRTKFLGSKSKKKIHEKKVTASGRKLGFPKKVSKPIISQKKTRKASEKQSPSIWTKPSEVIRKYMSKYSAFLYHRCQSRYAFFGMYPKKETVISRLKKAKRTANVLSHSSVPPAGAEELSGAIANPPPKLPVHSSRRACSSRPAPPSRPAPPSIPALSSRPAPSSRPACSSRPARSSRPVRFSSRIAKREEEKRSEKCQSQKKTSSGPVRAYNLRSSSCSQPCERMMTRLANKLRGNEVK, encoded by the exons ATGCAGAAAAGACAAGGATATTGCAGTTATTGCCGTGTGCCATATAATAACCTGGAACAG catttgTTCAGTGCTCAGCACAGGAGTCTGACCAGACAGAGTAGACGTCAAATATGTACCAGTAGTTTGATGGAACGTTTCTTACAAGATGTACTGCAGCACCATCCATATCATTGTCAAGAGAACAG ttCAGCACAAAATGAGACAAATTTGAATACTGGGTCATCGTCTGAAGTGGTGCATTCGAATGACGATTTttctgaagaagaggaagaggatgagaATGAGGTTAAGGATGAGGATGCTACTGAAAAGAGACCCTCCGAGGCTTCTGAGCCTATTGAAGAGTTGCATTCCAGACCCCATAAATCTCAGGAAGGCACAAAGGAGGTTTCAGTTCGACCATCAGTTATTCAAAAACTGGAGAAGGGACAGCAGCAGCCTTTGGAGTTTGTTCATAAAATTGGGGCCAGTATGGAAAAATGTAATCCAGGAGATATTGCTCAGGCTACAAATAATGGAAGCAACTTGGTACGCCCACCAGTGATTTGTAATGCTCCTGCTAGTTGTTTACCTGAAAGCTCTAATGGTAGACCAGTTACAACTAATTCAACTGGTTTACCACCAGCAGTTCATTTGGATTCAGCTAGCAAATGTGACCCAAACAAAGTGGACAACTATCTTGAACAGCCAGACAGGGCCTCTAGAAATCCTGTGCCATCATCTCATCTGGAAAATTCTTCAGTTTTGCGTCAGAAACCTAAAGAATCAAATAGGAAATCTTTACGTGTAAATTCGGATAAGTTGGTTTTGCGGAAAGATGTAAAATCTCAGGGTAAAACTTTGTCAGCTGGCTTGAAATTCCATGAACGTGTGGGTACTAAGGGcttattaaaaattaagtctCCTTCCAAATTAGCAGTAAACCCGAGTAAAACTGACATGTTTTCTAATAAAGGAATCTTTGAAGATACTATTCCAAAGCATCGTGAGAAATTCTTTTCTAATATGGATTGTACCCAAGAAGAAAAGCATTTGGTTTTTAACAAGAAAGCCTTTTTGGATCAGAAGTGCTCAGTGAGTTCTGCCATGAAGTTTGCTTGTAGCTCTCTTCAGTCAGCATCTGATCAGCCCCGAGAGTCTGCACAAGATTTAAATCTTTGGAAAGAAGAGCGAATTGACCAAGAAGATAACTATGAATCTAGAGAATCAGAAATGAGTTTTGATTGCAGTTCCTCTTTTTATTCACTGACTGACCAATCTAAAATGAATGCCAAAGAAATAAACCTTTCCAAGAAAGTACGTGCTGCTGTACCATATAAGAATAACAAATCTTCTATTTCTGAAGTAAGTTCTGATTGCGACGATGTTCTTCAGTTGGCTACCAACCAATCCCAAATAAGTCTTCAGAATACAATGCGTATTAGCCTGGTTGACCAAAGCTATGAATCTAGTAGTTCTGAAACAAATTTTGATTTTGATGCTTCACCTCAGTCCACTAGTGATGATTACCCTCAACAATCTGTAAAAGAAGTAAACCTTCCTAAGGAAGCACACATTGGTTTGGTTGACAAGAACTATGGTTCTAGTAGCTCTGAATTAAGTGCTGATTCTGTTTTCCCACTTCAGTCAGTGGTTGACCAGCCCTCAGTGGCTGTCACAGAAACAAAACTTCGGAAGAAAGCTCATACTGGCTTGGTTGACAACTATGGATCGAGTTGTTCTGAAACAAGTTTTGATTGTGATGTTTCTCTTGATCATCCGCGAATGACTGTCAAAGGAAGAAACCTGAAAGGTAGACAAGTTCACCTAAAACATAAGAAGCGTAAACCCAGTAGGGCTAAAGCACATCTTGGTTGTGATGTCTCACTTGGGACAGTTGCAAATGAATCCCAGAGGGCTGTTGTGAAGATGAATCTTCTGAAGGAGAAGAATGCTGACCTTATGGATATAAACTATGAATCCCAGGGTCCTGAAATGGGTTTTCACGCTGATGCTCAATTAGTGGCTGACCAATCTCAAGTAGCAGTTACAGAAATAGACCTTCAGAAAGTGGATGTTGACCTTGAGAATAAGAGTGTTCAGTCTAGCAGTACTTCTCTAAGTTCTGATTCTCCAGCTTCTCTTTATCATTCAGCCCACGATGAGCCTCAAGGAGCTTTGGATGAAGTAAATCTTAAAGAGTTAAATATTGACATGGAAGTTAAGAGCTACGATTGCTCCAGCTCTGAACTGACTTTTGATTCTGACCCACCTCTTCTGTCAGTTACTGAGCAGTCTCAGCTGGATGCCGAAGGAAAAGAACGGCACCTTGACCTGGAAGATGAGAGCTGTGAGTCAGATAGTTCTGAAATAACATTTGATTCTGATATTCCTCTTTATTCAGTAGTTGACCAGCCTGAAGTAGCTGTTTATGAGGAAGAAACTGTTGATCTGGAAAGTAAAAGTAATGAATCTTGTGTTTCTGAAATAACTTTTGATTCTGATATTCCTCTTCATTCAGGAAATGATCACCCTGAAGTAGCTGTTAAAGAAGTAATTCAGAAAGAAGAGTACATTCACTTAGAAAGGAAGAATGATGAACCCAGTGGTTCTGAAATAAATTCGGACTCCTATGCCCCTCTTCATTCAGTGACTAATTCTCCTGAAGTAGCTGTTAAAAAGCTATATCCTCAAAAAGAAGAGCAGGTGCActtagaaaataaggaaaatgaaccTACCAATTCTGAAGTAAGTTTGGATTATAATATCATGTTTCATTCAGTGACTGGACATTCTGAAGATCCCATTAAAGAAATAAACCTTCACAAAAAAGAGCACATGTACTTAGAAAATAAGAGTGTTTTTGAAACAGGTTTGGATTCTGGTATCTCTCTTCAGTCAGCGATGCACAAACCTGAAGTAATTGTCAAAGAAACATGGCTTCAAAGAGAAAAGTATACTGAATTCCAAGATAGAAGTGCTGAATTCAGTGGTTCAAAAACAAGTTTAGATTCTGGTGTCCCTCATTATTCAGTAACTGAACCTCAACTAGCTGttaacaaaaaaaacagaaagaagcaatGTGTTATAGAAAACAAGAATGATAAATGTAGTGGTTCTGAAATAATTCTGGATTCTAATATTCCACCTCAGTCAATGACTGACCAACCTCAACAAGCTTTTTTGAGGGAAGAGTATGTTAATCTGAAGGACAGAAACAGCAAATCAAGTGAttctaaaataacttttaattctGAACAACTTCAGGAAGCAGTTaaaaaaatagaccaatggaaggaAGAGGTTATTGGCCTGAAAAATAAGATTAATCAACCTAATACTTCTAAATCAATACATGATTCTGATGTTTCTGTCCAGTCTGTGGCTGACCAACCCCAAGTAGCTATTAAACATGTAAACCTTGGGAATGAAAACCATATGTACTTGGAAGTTAAGAACAGCCAACATAGTTGTTCTGAAATGAATGTGGATTCTGATTTCTTGGTTCAGTCAGTAGTCAGTCGACCTCAAGTAACTGTTTTAGAGCAGGAGCAGATTGAACTAGAAGATAAGCACAATCAATGTTGTAGTTCTGAAGTAAGTTTTGATTCTGATGACCCTCTTCAGTCAGTAGCTGACCGGCTGAGAGAAACTGTTAAAGAAATAAGCCTTTGGAAGGATGAAGATGTTGACATGGAAGATAGGAGGGATGAAGCTAAGGGTTTTGAAATTATGTATGATTCTGATGTTCTTCAGTCAGTGGCTGCCCAACCTGAAGAAGTAGTTAAAGAGGCTGGACTTTGGAAAGAGCATGCTGACTTGAAAAATAAGATTGTCAAACCTACTGattccaaaataaattttgattctCATGAACCCCTTCAGTCCATGACTAGTAACATTCAAGGGGTCAATCAAGAATTAAATCTTTTGGTGGAGGAACATGTTTGTCTGGATGAGAAGAGCTATGCACCCCGtgattctgaaataatttatgtttCAAATATCCCTCTTCAGTCAGTGATTAAACAGCCACACGTTTTGGAAGGGGAGCATGCCAATCTGGAAGATAAGAGCAGTGATTCTTGCAGTCCTGAAGAAGGTTCTGATTTCAGTGACTCTTTTCAGACAGTAGCTGATGGACTTCAAAAATCTGTCAAAGAAATAAATCTTTGGAAGGAAGACCATATTTACCTGGAAGATAAGAGCTATAAACTAGGTGATTTTGATGTAAGTTGTACTTCTCATATTCCTGTTCAGTTTGTGACTGATCAATCTTCTGTGTCTGTTGAAGAAATAAACTTACAAAAGAAGGATCATAATGATCTAGAAAAGAAGAACTGTAAAACCTGTGgttctgaaataaaatgtgattctTGTGTTCGTCTTCAGTCAAAAGTTGATCAACCTCAAGTGACTTACAAAGAGGCAGACCTTCAGAAGGAAGAACATGTTGTCATGGAAGAAAAGACTGATGAACCTATGGATTCAGAAATGATGTATGATTCTGATGTTCCTTTTCAAATAGTAGTTAACCAATTTCAAGGGTCAGACAAAGAAACACAGCTTCCAAAGGTGGTACTTGTGAATGTGATGCCCAGTGATGGTGATTATGAAGTAATTTCAGATGATACTCCCCTTCAGTTAGTGACTGACCCACCTCAATTGACTGTCAAAGATATCAACTGTATAAATTCAGAATGTATGGATATAGAAGATAAGAGTTGTGACTCTTTTGGCTCTGAAGTCAGATGTAGTTGTAAAGCCTCTTCTCCCTCAACGACAAGCCAATGCAAAGAgactttcaaaataataaaccGGAAGAAAGACTATATTATTCTGGGAGAGCCAAGTTGTCAGTCTTGTGGTTCTGAAATGAATTTTAATGTTGATGCCTCTAATCAGTCCATGACTTATGAGTCACAAGAACCGGATAAGAAAATGGTGAAATATATTGACTCAGAAGATAATAACTGTGGATATAATGGCTCTAAAGGAAAATTTAATTTGGAAGATACTTCTCATCGAAAGACTCACCGAATGCAGAAAGCTCACAAAGAAGCCAACCTTTGGAAAGATCCAAGAAATGCTAGCCTAAAGAGTAAGAGCTGTCAATCTAGTGCTTCTGCAGTGGATTTTGGTGACTCTTCTAAGTCAGCGCTCCATAGAAGGGCtgataaaagaaaactttcaaagtTAAAACATGGAGATCTAGAAAGTGTGAGCCGTGAACTGGTTGATTTTGAGATGAATTTTCAGTGTGCTCCCCCTCTTCCGTCTGATACTCATCAGCCTCAAGAAACTGTTAAGAAAAGACATCCTTGCAGGAAGGTATCTTTTgacctgaaagaaaagaactgtgaTTCCCAGCCAAGCTCTGTTCCTGAGGTTGATTCTGTAAGGAACCTGAAAAAAGCAAAGGACATCATAGAAGAAAATTCTGATGAACCAGTTCTTGAAGCCTTACCTCATGTACCTCCTTCATTTGTGGGGAAAACATGGTCTCAGATAATGAGAGAAGATGACTTAAAAATTAATGCTCTTGTGAAGGAGTTTAGGGAAGGCCGTTTCCACTGTTACTTTGATGATGACTGTGAGACCACAAAagtttttccaaagaagaaaagggtTACCTGGGCTGACTTGAAAGGTAAGGAGGACACTGCACCAATTCAAGCTCTGTCCGAGAGTGATGATACTGTACGTGGTAGTTCAGATATTGATGACTTGTCAGTGGCCTTCGATCAACCATGCCATCATCATCCTCCAGCAGAGAATCCTTCTACACAAAAGTGGCCTGTGGCTTCTGAATGCCAGACAGCGAACATCAGCCATAGTACTCAAACCAGTTGTAAGAATTACCCagtgttgaaaagaaaaataattagacaAGAGGAAGACCCACCAAAAAGTAAGTGTTCACGTTTACAGGATGacagaaaaaccaaaaagaatgTCAAAATTGGGACAAAAGTTGAGTTTCCTGCATCGTGTACTAAAGTTTTGAAGCCTATGCAACCCAAAGCCTTAGtttgtgttctttcttctttaaatattaaactgAAGGAGGGTGAAGGCCCCCAGTTCCCTAAAATGAGGCATCATAGTTGGGATAATGATATTcagtttatatgcaaatataaacgGAATATCTTTGATTATTTTGAGCCCTTGATTAAGCACATTGTAGTTAATGTAGTAGTACCTCCCCTGAATGTAGTAGTACCCGAGGTTGAGAGGCATAACTgggttaaaattcattttaataggaGCAACCTAAACTCCAGCGCAGGAGATAATGATGCTGATGGACAAAGCTCTGCTTCAGTGCCTTTAATGGCAGCGCCAGCAAGATATGGATTTAATTCACATCAGAGAACCAGTGACTCTTCTCTGTTTCTGGAAGAATCAAAGGTTCTGCAGGTTCGTGAGGTTCCAAAGAAAAGTAATTTCCAgctaacatttttaaatcatgatgttgtaaaaaatcatttaaattatcCAGAATCAGTTAGAACTAAATTTTTGGgaagtaaaagtaaaaagaaaattcatgaaaAGAAGGTGACAGCTAGTGGTAGAAAGCTAGGTTTTCCCAAAAAGGTTAGTAAACCaattatttctcagaaaaaaaccagaaaagctTCAGAGAAACAATCACCTTCAATTTGGACCAAACCAAGTGAGGTAATTAGAAAGTATATGTCAAAATACTCAGCCTTTTTATATCATAGATGTCAGTCTAGGTATGCTTTTTTTGGAATGTATCCAAAGAAGGAAACTGTTATCAGTAGGctaaagaaggcaaagagaacagCTAACGTGCTTTCACACTCCTCAGTTCCACCAGCTGGTGCTGAAGAACTGTCAGGCGCTATCGCAAATCCTCCTCCGAAGCTACCTGTGCATTCTTCTAGACGTGCATGTTCTTCTAGACCTGCGCCGCCTTCTAGACCTGCGCCACCTTCTATACCTGCGCTTTCTTCTAGACCTGCACCTTCTTCTAGACCTGCGTGTTCTTCTCGACCTGCGCGTTCTTCTCGACCTGTGCGTTTTTCTAGCCGCATTGcgaaaagggaggaggagaagaggagtgAAAAATGCCAGAGCCAAAAGAAAACTTCTTCTGGACCCGTGAGAGCATATAATCTGAGAAGTTCATCTTGTTCACAACCTTGTGAAAGAATGATGACTCGGCTAGCAAACAAATTGAGAGGTAATGAGGTAAAATAG